A single window of Eucalyptus grandis isolate ANBG69807.140 chromosome 1, ASM1654582v1, whole genome shotgun sequence DNA harbors:
- the LOC104447931 gene encoding LOW QUALITY PROTEIN: 50S ribosomal protein L18 (The sequence of the model RefSeq protein was modified relative to this genomic sequence to represent the inferred CDS: substituted 1 base at 1 genomic stop codon) codes for MVIPPPAKPPRIINFLEPYVLKMHFTNKFVSAQVIHSPTATVASSASSQEKALRPSMDSTXDVAAAVKIGKILGERLLLKGIPAVAVHLKREQKYHGKVKAVIDCVREAGVKLL; via the coding sequence ATGGTTATCCCACCGCCAGCTAAGCCACCAAGAATAATAAACTTTCTCGAGCCTTATGTTCTGAAGATGCACTTCACTAACAAGTTTGTAAGTGCCCAAGTCATCCATTCCCCAACTGCTACTGTGGCGTCTTCAGCAAGTTCGCAGGAGAAGGCTTTGAGACCAAGCATGGACTCAACTTGAGACGTGGCTGCAGCTGTGAAGATAGGAAAGATATTGGGCGAGAGGCTGCTGCTCAAGGGCATCCCTGCTGTCGCCGTCCACttgaaaagagaacaaaagtatCATGGCAAAGTCAAGGCGGTTATCGATTGTGTGAGAGAAGCAGGTGTGAAGTTGCTTTGA